A stretch of the Azorhizobium caulinodans ORS 571 genome encodes the following:
- a CDS encoding methionine ABC transporter permease — protein sequence MFEILPPAIVDLLIEATKQTLYMVAVAGFIGTLIGLPLGVFLATSRSGELFAAPWLNHILGLVVNAARSTPFIILVVAIIPFTRLIAGTSIGTNAAIVPLTVAAAPFIARLIEASIREVDQGLVEAARAMGATPLQIVRKVLLPEALPSITLALTLAVVSLLGYSAMVGAVGGGGLGDLGIRFGYQRFMPDVMLAVVIVLILLVQGVQSLGDFAARRLDKRNRN from the coding sequence ATGTTTGAGATCCTTCCCCCCGCCATCGTCGATCTGCTGATCGAGGCCACGAAGCAGACCCTCTACATGGTGGCGGTCGCCGGCTTCATCGGCACGCTCATCGGCCTGCCGCTGGGCGTGTTCCTCGCCACCAGCCGCTCGGGCGAGCTGTTCGCGGCGCCGTGGCTGAACCACATCCTCGGCCTTGTGGTGAATGCGGCGCGCTCCACGCCCTTCATCATCCTCGTGGTGGCCATCATCCCCTTCACCCGGCTCATCGCCGGCACCTCCATCGGCACCAATGCGGCCATCGTGCCCCTGACGGTGGCGGCGGCCCCCTTCATCGCCCGCCTCATCGAGGCGTCCATCCGCGAGGTGGATCAGGGCCTCGTGGAAGCCGCCCGCGCCATGGGGGCGACGCCGCTCCAGATCGTGCGCAAGGTGCTGCTGCCCGAAGCCCTGCCCTCCATCACGCTCGCCCTCACCCTCGCGGTGGTGAGCCTGCTCGGCTACTCGGCCATGGTCGGAGCGGTGGGCGGTGGCGGCCTCGGCGACCTCGGCATCCGCTTCGGCTACCAGCGCTTCATGCCGGACGTGATGCTGGCGGTGGTGATCGTTCTCATCCTGCTGGTGCAGGGCGTGCAGAGCCTCGGCGACTTCGCCGCCCGCCGCCTCGACAAGCGCAATCGCAACTGA
- a CDS encoding MetQ/NlpA family ABC transporter substrate-binding protein: MLLRHAPLRSLAVALAFGLGIGAASAETIKVGVTPGPHAQILEAVKPIAAKQGLDIQIVEFSDYVVPNTALAAGEIQANSFQHQPYLDNQKADRGFKLVSVGTTVNFPIGIYSKKYKTFDEVPVGGTVAIPNDPTNGGRVLLLLQDKGIIKLRDGVGFKPSVADITANPKKLKIVEIDAAQLPRSLPDVDAAGINTNYAKEAGLDPVKDPILREDPKGPYVNVIAVREQDKDKPWVAILVKSYQSPEVKQFIQDTFKGSVLSSW; the protein is encoded by the coding sequence ATGTTGCTGCGTCACGCTCCCCTGCGGAGCCTCGCCGTGGCCCTGGCCTTCGGCCTCGGCATCGGTGCGGCCAGCGCCGAGACCATCAAGGTCGGCGTCACCCCCGGCCCGCACGCCCAGATCCTGGAAGCGGTGAAGCCCATCGCCGCCAAGCAGGGCCTCGACATCCAGATCGTCGAATTCTCCGATTATGTGGTGCCGAACACGGCGCTCGCCGCCGGCGAGATCCAGGCGAACTCCTTCCAGCACCAGCCCTATCTGGACAATCAGAAGGCCGACCGCGGCTTCAAGCTCGTCTCCGTGGGCACCACGGTGAACTTCCCGATCGGCATCTATTCCAAGAAGTACAAGACCTTCGACGAAGTGCCGGTCGGCGGCACCGTCGCCATCCCGAACGATCCCACAAACGGCGGCCGCGTGCTGCTGCTCCTGCAGGACAAGGGCATCATCAAGCTGCGCGACGGCGTCGGCTTCAAGCCCTCGGTGGCGGACATCACCGCCAACCCGAAGAAGCTGAAGATCGTCGAGATCGACGCCGCCCAGCTGCCGCGCTCCCTGCCCGACGTGGACGCCGCCGGCATCAACACCAATTATGCCAAAGAAGCCGGCCTCGACCCGGTGAAGGACCCGATCCTGCGCGAGGATCCGAAGGGCCCCTACGTCAACGTCATCGCCGTGCGTGAGCAGGACAAGGACAAGCCCTGGGTCGCCATTCTCGTGAAGAGCTACCAGTCTCCCGAGGTGAAGCAGTTCATCCAGGACACCTTCAAGGGCTCGGTGCTCTCCAGCTGGTGA
- a CDS encoding MAPEG family protein, whose protein sequence is MTVQMILLPLFVQVALTFVVLFVMGARRRTAIRGKAVDREAVWDDSLFPREARAPANNFRNQFELPVLFYVVTVLALVTRKADLLFVILAWVFVLSRVAHALVHCTSNDIRLRFPAFLVGVIALLAMWVLYALAILLNV, encoded by the coding sequence ATGACCGTCCAGATGATCCTTTTGCCCCTCTTCGTGCAGGTGGCGCTGACCTTTGTGGTGCTGTTCGTGATGGGCGCCCGGCGCCGCACCGCCATCCGTGGCAAGGCCGTGGACCGGGAGGCGGTGTGGGACGACAGCCTGTTTCCGCGCGAAGCCCGCGCACCGGCGAACAATTTCCGCAACCAGTTCGAACTGCCGGTCCTGTTCTATGTGGTGACGGTGCTGGCGCTGGTGACGCGCAAGGCGGACCTGCTGTTCGTCATCCTCGCATGGGTCTTCGTCCTCTCCCGCGTCGCCCATGCCCTCGTGCATTGCACGTCCAACGACATCCGGCTGCGCTTCCCCGCCTTCCTCGTGGGCGTCATCGCCTTGCTCGCCATGTGGGTTCTCTACGCTCTGGCGATCCTGCTCAACGTGTGA
- a CDS encoding LysR substrate-binding domain-containing protein, translating to MQIPNLDMDALRSFVAGFELGSFARASDRLGRSTSAVSAQLKKLEEQAGVALVRKAGRGLALTDAGETLLSYARRLLDLNDEALTALRGVELEGWVRLGLQEDFGEAILPHVLGRFARAHPKVRIESRIARNSELVDKTLSGHLDLALAWDGGERAGHAERLAEVPLCWLAAQDGVASWRAGGTEPLPLAALEAPCLLRTLAASHLDRQGMAWRLAFVSPSLSGLWAAAAAGLGIVLRTQIGRPSGVHVLDPATHGLPQLPTLGLMLHRPEREPSPAVRHLEAILRQAVGEAVVQGGVSVPVPARALTR from the coding sequence ATGCAGATCCCCAATCTGGATATGGACGCCCTGCGCAGCTTCGTTGCGGGTTTCGAACTGGGCTCCTTCGCGCGCGCCTCGGACCGTCTGGGACGCTCCACCTCGGCGGTGAGTGCGCAGTTGAAGAAACTGGAGGAGCAGGCGGGCGTCGCTCTGGTGCGCAAGGCGGGGCGTGGCCTGGCTCTGACCGATGCGGGCGAGACGTTGCTTTCCTATGCGCGGCGCCTCCTCGATCTGAATGACGAGGCGCTGACCGCGTTGCGGGGCGTGGAACTGGAAGGCTGGGTCCGGCTCGGCCTTCAGGAGGATTTCGGCGAGGCCATCCTGCCCCATGTGCTCGGCCGCTTCGCGCGGGCGCACCCGAAGGTGCGCATCGAGAGTCGGATCGCGCGCAACAGCGAACTGGTGGACAAGACGCTCTCAGGGCATCTCGACCTCGCGCTGGCCTGGGATGGGGGCGAGCGGGCGGGCCATGCCGAACGCCTCGCCGAGGTGCCGCTCTGCTGGCTCGCCGCGCAGGATGGCGTCGCCTCCTGGCGAGCGGGCGGCACCGAGCCTCTGCCGCTGGCGGCCCTTGAGGCGCCTTGCCTGCTGCGCACCCTCGCCGCGTCGCATCTCGACCGGCAGGGGATGGCGTGGCGCCTCGCCTTTGTCAGCCCGAGCCTCAGCGGCCTCTGGGCGGCGGCGGCCGCGGGCCTCGGGATTGTCCTGCGGACGCAGATCGGCCGTCCGTCGGGCGTGCACGTGCTCGATCCCGCAACGCACGGGTTGCCGCAACTGCCCACGCTCGGCCTCATGCTCCATCGCCCCGAACGGGAGCCGTCACCGGCGGTCCGGCATCTGGAGGCCATCCTGCGGCAGGCGGTCGGGGAAGCGGTGGTGCAGGGGGGCGTCTCCGTTCCCGTCCCGGCACGTGCGCTCACACGTTGA
- a CDS encoding tautomerase family protein yields the protein MPFTRISLLAGHPPAYLEALSDSLHAALVESFEVPAADRFQIFHQHQPGELVFDRDYGGGPRSAGFVLFHITTGRARSPAVKRAFYRHLVANLAASPGVRPEDVMVVLSASQLEDWSFANGESAGAPEEEAA from the coding sequence ATGCCCTTCACCCGCATTTCCCTGCTGGCGGGCCATCCGCCCGCTTATCTTGAGGCCCTGTCCGACAGCCTGCACGCCGCCCTCGTCGAGAGCTTCGAAGTGCCCGCCGCGGACCGCTTCCAGATCTTCCACCAGCACCAGCCCGGAGAGCTCGTCTTCGACCGCGATTATGGGGGCGGTCCCCGGTCGGCGGGCTTTGTGCTCTTCCACATCACCACCGGCCGCGCCCGCAGCCCGGCGGTGAAGCGCGCCTTCTACCGTCACCTCGTCGCCAATCTTGCGGCCTCGCCCGGTGTGCGGCCGGAGGATGTGATGGTGGTCCTGTCCGCCTCGCAATTGGAGGACTGGTCCTTCGCCAATGGCGAGAGCGCCGGTGCGCCGGAAGAGGAGGCCGCCTGA
- a CDS encoding cupin domain-containing protein: MSGPSPENIACPAELTIHEAGTSVTLSPEGIASGRFWVEMLLSSQVDDEMTAMRCFLPPGVITHWHSHPRGQLLFVLDGRGQVQREGGPVIEVRAGDSVWFAPGERHWHGATPDCTFSYFCAQAVSGGTAVHWAEAPEAAR, from the coding sequence ATGTCCGGTCCGTCACCAGAAAACATCGCCTGCCCGGCGGAACTCACGATCCATGAGGCCGGCACGAGTGTGACGCTCTCGCCGGAGGGCATCGCCAGCGGCCGCTTCTGGGTGGAGATGCTGCTGTCCAGCCAGGTGGACGACGAGATGACCGCCATGCGCTGCTTTCTCCCGCCCGGCGTCATCACCCATTGGCACAGCCATCCGCGCGGCCAGCTTCTGTTCGTGCTCGACGGGCGCGGGCAGGTGCAGCGGGAGGGCGGGCCGGTGATCGAGGTGCGGGCCGGCGACAGCGTCTGGTTCGCCCCCGGCGAGCGCCACTGGCACGGTGCCACGCCGGACTGCACCTTCAGCTATTTCTGCGCCCAGGCCGTGAGCGGGGGCACCGCCGTCCACTGGGCGGAAGCCCCGGAGGCCGCCCGATGA
- a CDS encoding DUF4865 family protein has product MIAMQYSIALPADYDMDIIERRIREKGPLLDGFPHLAFKAYLSARREGGAVPSHENLYAPFYLWAAPEGMDAFLTSPGFAGLARDFGWPMVRSWIVWQAQCAGALTDARFASRRIEAIAPHADLAALKRAACGAGEAAVREGALAAVCAFNPADWSLVHFRLWPTLPMTQQQDTQHYEVGHVSLPAPGHEAAGSGH; this is encoded by the coding sequence ATGATCGCCATGCAATACAGCATCGCGCTGCCCGCCGATTACGACATGGACATCATCGAGCGGCGGATTCGGGAGAAGGGGCCGCTCCTCGACGGCTTCCCTCACCTCGCCTTCAAGGCCTATCTCTCCGCCCGCCGGGAGGGCGGCGCGGTGCCGAGCCACGAGAACCTCTATGCCCCCTTCTATCTGTGGGCCGCGCCCGAAGGCATGGATGCCTTTCTCACCAGCCCCGGCTTTGCGGGGCTGGCGCGGGATTTCGGCTGGCCGATGGTGCGCTCCTGGATCGTGTGGCAGGCGCAATGTGCCGGCGCCCTGACGGACGCGCGCTTTGCCAGCCGACGCATCGAGGCCATCGCGCCCCATGCCGATCTCGCGGCGCTGAAACGCGCGGCCTGCGGCGCAGGGGAGGCCGCCGTCAGGGAGGGGGCGCTGGCGGCCGTCTGCGCCTTCAATCCGGCGGACTGGTCCCTGGTCCATTTCCGCCTGTGGCCGACGCTGCCCATGACGCAGCAGCAGGACACGCAGCATTACGAGGTGGGGCATGTGTCCCTGCCTGCCCCCGGCCATGAAGCGGCCGGAAGCGGCCATTGA
- a CDS encoding 5'-methylthioadenosine/S-adenosylhomocysteine nucleosidase (Enables the cleavage of the glycosidic bond in both 5'-methylthioadenosine and S-adenosylhomocysteine) has product MDNPARHVVTIAGVKVLFVMATTFEYGPHLSARIMPLISGVGPVEAAAGTGIALARLAAKDDLPDLVFTLGSAGSRSLDHAGIYQVASVAYRDMDASPLGFEKGRTPFLDLPAVLPVEPQIPGLPAASLSTGGAIISGAAYDAIDADMVDMETYAVLRAAAQFGVPTIGLRGISDGKSELARLEDWTEYLHIIDEKLGAALDHFTEQLRAGTLTLPNRIPA; this is encoded by the coding sequence ATGGACAATCCGGCCCGGCACGTCGTCACCATCGCGGGAGTGAAGGTCCTGTTCGTGATGGCCACGACCTTCGAGTACGGGCCGCACCTGTCCGCGCGCATCATGCCCCTCATCAGCGGCGTCGGGCCGGTGGAGGCGGCTGCCGGCACAGGCATCGCCCTCGCCCGCCTCGCCGCAAAGGACGACCTGCCGGATCTCGTCTTCACCCTCGGCTCGGCCGGCTCGCGCAGCCTCGACCATGCGGGCATCTATCAGGTGGCGAGTGTCGCCTATCGCGACATGGACGCCTCCCCGCTCGGCTTCGAGAAGGGGCGCACGCCCTTCCTCGACCTTCCGGCCGTCCTTCCGGTGGAGCCGCAGATCCCCGGCCTGCCCGCCGCCTCGCTCTCCACCGGCGGCGCCATCATTTCCGGCGCGGCCTATGACGCCATCGACGCAGATATGGTGGACATGGAAACCTATGCGGTGCTGCGGGCGGCGGCGCAGTTCGGCGTGCCCACCATCGGCCTGCGCGGCATCAGCGACGGAAAATCCGAGCTCGCCCGGCTTGAGGATTGGACGGAATACCTGCACATCATCGACGAGAAGCTCGGCGCCGCGCTCGACCATTTCACCGAACAGCTGCGCGCCGGCACCCTGACCCTCCCGAACCGGATTCCCGCGTGA
- a CDS encoding RsmB/NOP family class I SAM-dependent RNA methyltransferase, producing MTPSARLSAAIDILADIIARRRPAGDAIKDWGLSHRFAGSGDRAALSGLIFDALRRRASCAHVMGSEEPRALLLGMLATVRGLDVDAIAKLCDGARFAPAPLSEDERTRLASPSLEGAAPWVRGDYPQWLDGELKAMFGEERVAEAEALAARAPVDMRVNTLKAKPEEALAELAHLHPEPGQWSPLALRIPLGADGKQPPITSEPAFVKGGVEVQDEGSQIAAILAAPMPGSQVLDLCAGAGGKTLELAALMDNKGQLYAHDSDVRRLKPIHERLQRAGVRNVQIRAPRGTADVLSDLEGHMDLVLVDAPCTGTGTWRRNPDAKWRVRPGALAERTAEQAKILEQAVRYVKPGGRLAYVTCSLLNSENAGQIRALLEKHPDFSVVPSTEAVLALGSRGLALRQAALDLPEGLMLTPRRTGTDGFFISVLKRAA from the coding sequence GTGACCCCTTCCGCCCGCCTGTCCGCCGCCATCGACATCCTCGCCGATATCATCGCCCGCCGCCGCCCGGCCGGCGATGCCATCAAGGACTGGGGGCTCTCGCACCGCTTCGCCGGCTCCGGCGACCGCGCCGCACTGTCGGGCCTCATCTTCGACGCCCTGCGCCGCCGCGCCTCCTGCGCTCATGTGATGGGCTCGGAAGAGCCGCGCGCCCTGCTGCTCGGGATGCTGGCCACCGTGCGCGGGCTGGATGTGGACGCCATCGCCAAGCTCTGCGACGGCGCCCGCTTCGCCCCTGCCCCGCTCTCCGAGGACGAGCGCACCCGCCTCGCCAGCCCTAGTCTGGAAGGCGCCGCTCCCTGGGTGCGCGGCGACTATCCCCAGTGGCTGGACGGCGAACTGAAGGCCATGTTCGGCGAGGAGCGTGTGGCCGAGGCCGAAGCGCTGGCCGCTCGCGCGCCCGTGGACATGCGCGTCAACACGCTGAAGGCCAAGCCAGAAGAGGCGCTGGCGGAACTCGCCCATCTTCACCCCGAACCCGGCCAGTGGTCGCCCCTGGCCCTGCGCATTCCGCTGGGGGCGGACGGCAAGCAGCCCCCCATCACATCCGAGCCCGCCTTCGTGAAGGGCGGCGTCGAAGTGCAGGACGAAGGCTCGCAGATCGCCGCCATCCTCGCCGCCCCCATGCCCGGCTCTCAGGTTCTGGACCTGTGCGCGGGCGCCGGCGGCAAGACGCTGGAACTGGCCGCCCTCATGGACAACAAGGGCCAGCTCTACGCCCATGACAGCGATGTGCGCCGCCTGAAGCCCATCCACGAGCGCCTCCAGCGGGCCGGCGTGCGCAACGTGCAGATCCGCGCGCCGCGCGGCACGGCGGACGTGCTCTCCGACCTCGAAGGCCACATGGACCTCGTGCTGGTGGACGCCCCCTGCACCGGCACCGGCACCTGGCGGCGCAACCCCGACGCCAAGTGGCGCGTGCGCCCCGGCGCGCTCGCCGAGCGCACCGCCGAGCAGGCGAAGATCCTCGAACAGGCTGTGCGCTATGTGAAGCCAGGCGGGCGGCTCGCTTATGTCACCTGCTCGCTGCTCAACTCCGAGAATGCGGGGCAGATTCGCGCCCTGCTGGAAAAGCACCCGGACTTCTCGGTGGTGCCCTCCACCGAAGCCGTTCTGGCACTCGGCAGCCGGGGCCTCGCCCTGCGCCAGGCCGCGCTGGACCTGCCCGAGGGCCTCATGCTGACGCCCCGCCGCACGGGCACGGACGGCTTCTTCATCAGCGTCCTGAAACGCGCAGCCTGA
- a CDS encoding ArsR/SmtB family transcription factor, whose product METYSEGMDAVFDALAHPIRRALLDRLRETDGQTLTELERDQPLTRFGVMKHLGVLERAHLIVTRKVGREKLHYLNPVPLQQVADRWISRYAAPFARTLSDLSHAVDEGAKIMSASGPKHVYEHFLRAAPEAVWAILTDDAKTPLWQHFNMTSTTDWRVGGAITFFVEGRPMIVGEILELAPPTRLVHSFSARWSPDVAGDPPSRVTWELSAIPGGTKLTLTHDNFGGDTATSRAVTGGWPESLSRLKTLVETGTPFLFPVAHAG is encoded by the coding sequence ATGGAAACCTATTCTGAGGGCATGGATGCGGTCTTCGATGCCCTTGCCCATCCCATCCGGCGGGCGCTGCTGGATCGTCTTCGCGAGACGGACGGCCAGACGCTCACCGAGCTGGAGCGCGACCAGCCGCTGACGCGGTTCGGCGTGATGAAGCATCTCGGCGTTCTGGAGCGCGCCCATCTCATCGTCACGCGCAAGGTGGGGCGGGAGAAGCTGCACTATCTCAATCCCGTGCCGCTCCAGCAGGTCGCCGACCGCTGGATCTCCCGTTATGCCGCCCCCTTCGCGCGCACGCTGAGCGACCTGTCCCATGCCGTGGATGAGGGGGCGAAGATCATGTCCGCCAGCGGACCCAAGCACGTGTACGAGCACTTCCTGCGCGCCGCGCCGGAGGCGGTGTGGGCGATCCTGACGGATGACGCGAAGACGCCGCTCTGGCAGCATTTCAACATGACCTCCACCACCGACTGGCGGGTGGGCGGGGCCATCACCTTCTTCGTCGAGGGCCGGCCCATGATCGTGGGCGAGATCCTCGAACTCGCGCCGCCTACGCGGCTCGTGCACAGCTTCAGCGCCCGCTGGTCGCCCGACGTGGCAGGCGATCCGCCCTCCCGCGTCACCTGGGAGCTCAGCGCCATTCCCGGCGGCACGAAGCTCACCCTGACCCATGACAATTTCGGCGGCGACACCGCCACCAGCCGCGCCGTCACCGGCGGCTGGCCGGAATCCCTCTCCCGCCTCAAGACGCTGGTGGAAACGGGCACGCCCTTCCTCTTCCCCGTCGCCCACGCGGGCTGA
- a CDS encoding TerB family tellurite resistance protein — MPLLLGLLGLLAAGLFWVLYMHRTVKGLQEVDRDTKGVQRRAVSAIRNIVGTPLERVRDARLAAVILMIQIVRTGSPVTASEKTKILEFMEDPLAFENISAAFEQARGYTQQRFPFSQVSDPLIPLLRSRLSVDERMELITMLTQVASAHSAPSELQREGIARLKNRLLAGEKGTSRGAAAM, encoded by the coding sequence ATGCCACTTCTCTTGGGTCTGCTCGGCCTTCTTGCCGCCGGCTTGTTCTGGGTCCTCTACATGCACCGGACGGTCAAGGGCCTGCAGGAGGTGGACCGCGATACGAAAGGCGTGCAGCGCCGCGCGGTCTCAGCCATCCGCAACATCGTGGGCACGCCGCTGGAGCGGGTGCGCGATGCGCGGCTGGCGGCGGTCATCCTCATGATCCAGATTGTGCGTACCGGTAGCCCCGTCACCGCCAGCGAGAAGACGAAGATCCTTGAATTCATGGAGGATCCGCTGGCGTTCGAGAACATCTCGGCCGCCTTCGAGCAGGCCCGGGGCTATACCCAGCAGCGCTTTCCCTTCTCGCAGGTGTCCGATCCCCTGATCCCGCTCCTGCGCAGCCGGCTGAGCGTGGATGAGCGCATGGAACTCATCACCATGCTCACGCAGGTCGCCTCCGCCCATTCCGCCCCCAGCGAACTCCAGCGCGAAGGCATCGCGCGGCTCAAGAACCGCCTGCTCGCGGGGGAGAAGGGCACGAGCCGCGGCGCCGCTGCGATGTGA
- the guaA gene encoding glutamine-hydrolyzing GMP synthase, whose product MHDTVLIIDFGSQVTQLIARRVREEGVYSEVVPFQKAAEAMDRLKPRAVILSGGPASVIEGESPRAPQAVFEAGIPVLGICYGEQAMADQLGGKVEAGHHREFGRAEVEVVKPAALFEGVWQEGQRYLVWMSHGDRVTQLPAGFEVIAQSENAPFAAIADESRKFYGVQFHPEVVHTPQGAQLLRNFVRKVAGLQGDWTMGAFREESIRKIRAQVGDKRVLCGLSGGVDSAVAAVLIHEAIGDQLTCVFVDHGLMRLGEAEQVVSLFRNTYNIPLVHVDASELFLKELDGVSDPEKKRKTIGKLFIDVFEAEAKKIGGADFLAQGTLYPDVIESVSFTGGPSVTIKSHHNVGGLPERMNMKLVEPLRELFKDEVRALGRELGLPESFVGRHPFPGPGLAIRCPGEITPEKLEILRQADAIYLEEIRAAGLYDVIWQAFAVLLPVRTVGVMGDGRTYDHVLALRAVTSIDGMTADFYPFQMDFLGRAATRIINEVRGINRVVYDVTSKPPGTIEWE is encoded by the coding sequence ATGCACGACACCGTCCTCATCATCGATTTCGGCAGCCAGGTCACGCAGCTGATCGCGCGCCGGGTGCGCGAGGAAGGCGTCTATTCGGAAGTCGTGCCCTTCCAGAAGGCCGCCGAGGCCATGGATCGGCTGAAGCCCCGCGCCGTCATCCTCTCCGGCGGCCCGGCTTCCGTGATCGAGGGCGAGAGCCCGCGCGCCCCGCAGGCGGTGTTCGAGGCCGGCATTCCGGTGCTCGGCATCTGCTATGGCGAGCAGGCCATGGCCGACCAGCTCGGCGGCAAGGTGGAAGCCGGGCACCATCGCGAATTCGGCCGCGCCGAGGTGGAAGTGGTGAAGCCCGCCGCCCTGTTCGAGGGCGTGTGGCAGGAAGGCCAGCGCTATCTCGTCTGGATGAGCCATGGCGACCGCGTCACCCAGCTGCCCGCCGGCTTCGAGGTGATCGCCCAGTCCGAGAACGCGCCGTTTGCCGCCATCGCGGACGAGAGCCGCAAGTTCTACGGCGTGCAGTTCCACCCCGAGGTGGTACACACGCCGCAAGGCGCCCAGCTGCTGCGCAATTTCGTGCGCAAGGTGGCCGGCCTCCAGGGCGATTGGACCATGGGCGCCTTCCGCGAGGAATCCATCCGGAAGATCCGCGCCCAGGTGGGCGACAAGCGCGTGCTCTGCGGCCTCTCCGGCGGCGTCGATTCCGCCGTGGCGGCGGTGCTCATCCACGAGGCCATCGGCGACCAGCTGACCTGCGTGTTCGTGGACCACGGCCTGATGCGCCTCGGCGAGGCCGAGCAGGTGGTCTCGCTCTTCCGCAACACCTACAACATCCCGCTGGTGCACGTGGATGCGTCCGAGCTGTTCCTGAAGGAACTGGACGGCGTTTCGGACCCCGAGAAGAAGCGCAAGACCATCGGCAAGCTCTTCATCGACGTGTTCGAGGCCGAGGCCAAGAAGATCGGTGGCGCCGATTTCCTCGCCCAGGGTACGCTCTATCCGGACGTGATCGAGAGCGTCTCCTTCACCGGCGGCCCCTCCGTCACCATCAAGTCGCACCACAATGTGGGCGGTCTTCCTGAGCGTATGAACATGAAGCTCGTCGAGCCGCTGCGCGAGCTGTTCAAGGACGAGGTGCGCGCGCTCGGCCGCGAGCTCGGCCTGCCGGAGAGCTTCGTCGGCCGGCACCCCTTCCCCGGCCCTGGCCTTGCCATCCGCTGCCCCGGCGAGATCACCCCCGAAAAGCTGGAAATCCTGCGCCAGGCGGACGCCATCTATCTGGAAGAGATCCGCGCCGCCGGCCTCTATGACGTGATCTGGCAGGCCTTTGCCGTGCTGCTGCCGGTGCGCACCGTGGGCGTGATGGGCGACGGCCGCACCTACGACCACGTGCTGGCCCTGCGAGCCGTCACCTCCATCGACGGCATGACGGCCGACTTCTACCCCTTCCAGATGGACTTCCTCGGCCGCGCCGCCACCCGCATCATCAACGAGGTGCGCGGCATCAACCGCGTGGTCTACGACGTGACCTCGAAGCCCCCGGGCACGATCGAGTGGGAATGA